The sequence below is a genomic window from Peromyscus maniculatus bairdii isolate BWxNUB_F1_BW_parent chromosome 17, HU_Pman_BW_mat_3.1, whole genome shotgun sequence.
AGTTAACTGTTTAGACTCTTTGTGATTCAGTTAAACTAGGGAACCCCTTTGTGGGACAAAGTATGCTTTCTGTACCTGATCCCCAGAGGTGTAccaggcttttttgttgttgttgttgttgttgtttgatttccAACAAGCTCCCAAATCATAATTGAAAGACttcttattatttatgaatgctcaTCCTAGCTTAGCCTCATTTCTGGCtacctcttttaacttaaattaacctgtttctctttatctaccttttgcctcagggcttttttcttttttctatatgACCTGCTCTGTCTCTGCTGTCTGGCAGCCGCCTgactcttcccagcattctcctttctttttcctttattctctcttgttcttctctcttttcattcttcttgCCCTCATTTGTCTTGAGCCTAGAagtctccttctatttattctctctgcccaccaggccCACCTATCCATCTTCTCTGcgtagctattgaccattcagctcatTAGACtgatcaggtgccttaggtaggcaaggtgaaTCAAATGCAACACAGCTTTACATAATTTATGTACATCCTTACATTGTCAAACaaatatagcataaacaaatataatacacCTTTAAAGAGTTAGAGTAATAtactgcaacataaacaaatgtaacctgTTTTGCcttattaaagtaaaatttagCAAGATAGGGGAGTCTGACTCatgaaaatttgttttacatttatttacctaTTGTATGTGTAGAGAGAACTCATGTAGcacagtacatgtgtggaggtcagaggagaggtAATAGATCTATTTgcttcttccactgtgtgggttctatGGTTTTTCAGGTGTGATGGTACCATCTCTCACTTAGCCATCTTGTGGCCCTCATTTGTTTAATTTCTATTATAACGGGCTTTCTTTGTGCATGATTTGTTTccttgacattttattttgtgaatagcctttctctttgtttttcactCTAGTTACCACTACATGAATTCATTGATGTTCCTTCTTCAGGTGTCTTGTATTCATTCTCTCTGAATGAGATTGTTTCAGAATAATATGTGAGCCTATTACAGGAGAGATTCCTTTGTGATTGAGTCCAGGGTAAATTAAggcaaaatgagagagagagagagaagtacacAACTCGACCAGTAGAAGCATTTGAGcttcttttttttcactttgtatCTGGAATCTGTGCTCCTCTTTGCAACTGCTATTAACTATTGTCAGTCTTTTGATTAAAACACTTTCATTTAAGAGGCAGACACTTACATTCCAAGGACTGTTGATAAAAATAACAGCATCATTGATAAGTACTGTGTAATTGCAGATTCAGAGTGAGCAGTACTTTGATTTTTTCCAATTCTTGATAAACAAAGTGAGCAGCATGTACCACCCTTTATATATCCAAAGTTTCAGATTCAGTCAAGTAAACTGTAGACTACTCCCATAATAGCAGAACAAGTCTTGGTTAGGCCTGAAGATGTAGAGagtataaaacactgattgaagAAATTACCAATGAGTGACATACCATCTTGGTAAGATGCTTGAAGAATCCAGAATGTTTGCCAAATTGGCGTCATGACAGTCAGCAGTATGATGAACTGTCACAAGGGTACTGTGGATGCAAACAGTGGAGCATATATGACTTCTTATGTCACTGAATTAGTGTAGTAATACATCCAGCATTTCTGTTTCTAGATATGCAGTCAAAATAATGGTTTTTTTTAGGCTATacgatttatttatatgtattgtattatatatgtatgcattaaatatatttaatagatacatgtaaatttataaaaatatattgatgTTTTCCTACTTATTAGAAAAGCACAGAAATAACTAAATTCTTCCATATGGAAAAGGATAACTGCTgtggaaaattctagctacagatctcaatttataaaaatgaattcagAGATAGCATATACTATACATAATTTAAGGCAAgagaaaaatttaatatttttatgcaaaacataagtaaaaaataatctTACTGGGGAAAAGATAACAGTTCAGTACAGAAAAGTGTCCTGGTTAATACTGGTGCAATTCTTGGAGCCCCAGGAACAGAACATTTAATTGTCTAGCTGAGGATGAGAAACAACTTGCAACCCTCTATACTGGGTAGGTGTTGTTCATTTTTGGTGCCTTTATTTTCATCTCCAAAAAGTAAAAAGTCCAAGATCTCATATGTAAGCCACAGCACATTATTTAATGGCTCCCAAACTGTGAAGAGGCACCTGGAATGCACTCATGAGACGTGTTCAGGTCACACTGTCATCTTCAGAGCAACCTGCTTTAGCTTCACTCTGACCATCTCCGTCGCTAGTCTCCTCTTGAGCTTTATTCAACAGAGTAATCCTTCTATCTCCATAACGGCCCCAAAGGAAGGGATTCACAGAGTCTTCCTTCATGAGGGTGATAATGCCGCACCATCAAAGAACTGACTGTACAAGCCACAGGTATTCAGGTCTGGTCCAGGGTCCACAGTTTCTGAGAACAGTAGGTTCCAACTTCAGAACACAAAAACCCCTTGTTTCATGAGCTTATGAACTTGGAAGTTGcctgcctcttttctttcctgaccACAGAAAGGTAAATACTCAAGCAGATGGGAAACAGAGGAAGATAGTATGGACCCTTCATCATTATCAGCTGAAAGGGACGGCTGTCACTGAATACATAGACCAACATGGTGATGGCAGCTGTGAGAACAGAGGAACATCAAAGGGATCTTGAGGGCAACAGTCTCTCCCAGTTCCCATCTGCGCATGCCCTCTCTAACAACAgggcctgtctctgctccttctcaAGACAGCCCTATAAATGCAGGCTGGCTATTCTTTCCCCACACACTGGGCTTCTGCTCACCCTTCCTCCAGGTGACTCTCAGCCATGAAGACACttgtccttctctcttcccttgtcCTGCTGGCTTACCTGGCCCAGGCTGATTCCATCCCTGAAGCAAGTGAGGAGAATAAAAATGAGGATCAGCCCGGAGTAGAGGACCAGGATGTGTCCATCTCCTTTGGAGGCCCAGAAGGCTCTGCTCTTCAAGAAGCAGGTAAGTGGTGGTGCCCAGTGTGATAGTGGGTTGGAGTCTcctgagagagagaaatgaagatgtGCCTTGGGTTCCTTTCAAGAGCAATCTGGCTTCCTTAGGAACTCTgtcttgcttccttttctttcttattcacaACAGTATCATTAAGAGAGGAGGAAGTCagttaattttctttctcatgtttTTTGCTCTAAAAACCCACTTTGAAATTTCACCAGAATATAGTGCAATATACTGAGTGAGCCTTATAGAACAAATTGAGTAGTCTTAGGTTTAAGgagataattttcttttgttaggagAACTTCAAGTCAGTGTAAGATTTCACTCAAGTATATGAATGGTGAGAAAATGAGCATACAAATTATAGACATATCAGAATAGATTTGATGTTCTGCATGTTATCAACACTGAATACGACTCAagtacattatttcattttctgttgagTTTACCATATGGCTGGCTGTAATGTTACCCATGCAGTATCACACATCTTCATAGGCTGTATAATATCCCATCCAGCCAACCTCCACACTCAATTCTTGATTTTCTATGTATGTCTCCAGCCTCAAGGAAGCTCTTGACATGCTACTGTCGAAGGCGATCCTGCAAAATACTAGAACGCATCAGTGGGATCTGCACCAGGGGTAGGAAAACCTACGTGTTCTGCTGCCGCTgatcatggagaccagaaacaaCAAGATGACCATCTGAGGCCCAAGAGAGGCCTCTGATTAACATTACCCTCGTGTTTCTCCTTTGTCTCCATTAAATTTCTTGCATTATGTTCCTTGTGTGATTGCATTCTTTCAGTATTTGCTATATGGCTCAGTCAGGACTCTGGAAATCAAGTACCAGAGCCTTCAAGGAAACTTTTGCATTTGAATAAATAATTTAGTTTTTACCCACAAAATA
It includes:
- the LOC102927420 gene encoding alpha-defensin 3-like, with product MKTLVLLSSLVLLAYLAQADSIPEASEENKNEDQPGVEDQDVSISFGGPEGSALQEAGKKLLTCYCRRRSCKILERISGICTRGRKTYVFCCR